TCGATCTTCATTGATGCGCCACCATAATCTCCTTGTCGGATATGGGAGTATGTCCCTTTCAAGCAAGATTTAACTTATTCCTCTGTCACCCCAATCACATATATATACCCGTATATATCATCTACCATCATTGATGCAATACCTTAGTATGATCTCAAAGCTAGATACGTTCATAAATCACAATTAAAGGTTGTACAACAAATCCTTTCACAATTCACCTAAATGTCCTTCTCTCGGCCTCAATATAAAAAGCCTACTCCTGCATGTCATCAACGCATCAACTCCTCATTGCAATTATAATTCCTATCATTTCCTATATCATCTAAACCTTCTTTTAACAAAAACCAAAATGATGAACAAGCAATCTGTCTTGCCCTTCTCACTAGCATTGCTAGTTTCATTTTTGAATTGCACCGCCACCTTAGCCCAATTATCACCAGCTTCTGCCCCTCTCAAACCACCCCAACCTGCTCCTACCATACCAGCTGCTGCTCCTCAACAACCATTGGTTCCTTCATTGCCACAATCACCAAGTGATTCCACCCCTGACAGTACTCCAACTGTTGACATTGTTGGAATCCTGAGAAAGGCAAAGTCATTCAACATCCTAATCCGCCTCATGAAAACCACCCAATTGATCAACCAACTCAATGCACAGCTCCTCACTACTAAATCCGGAGGCATCACCATTCTTGCCCCAGATGACAGTTCCTTCTCTGAACTCAAAGCAGGCTTCCTCAACTCTCTTTCTGATGGCCAAAAGCTCGAGCTCTTACAGTTCCACGTTATTTCAGACTACGTGTCTAGCTCCAACTTTGATACACTGACCAACCCCGTGAGAACACTGGCAGGGGCTAAACCTGGAAAGGTGGAACTGAATGTGATAAGTTATGGAGGGAGTGTGAACATCTCGACGGGTGAGGTGAACACCACCATCACTGGCATTATATATACCGATAAACATCTTGCTTTATATAAGGTGGGAAAGGTGCTTCTTCCTATGGACTTCTTTGTTGTTGCCAAGGCACCTGCAAAGGCACCCTCGTTGGCACCAGAACCTTCAAGTGACGCGGCAAAGGCGCCTAAAGCTGATAAGGATGAGTCATCATCTTCAGATTCGTCACAGGTTAATTCCGCTGAACAGAACTCTGGCACCGCCAAGATGATCAGTGTGTATGGAAAGTGGGTGTCAATTGGACTTGGACTTGGACTTGCATTGGTGGCAACAACGATGCAAACTTGATTGAGACGGATGCACTCTTTAAACACCCATGTGTCTTTATATatgtgttgtcttgttttggaCTTAGTATATATACTGTATGTTAGCCTAGGAAGATTGtgctgttttcttttttcttcaagaATAATTTTCCTAAAATATGTAGAACTAGtactaatattttaaactacaggtggacaaaattaaagaactgaACTGCTAAAGAATTGAACTGAACTATAAAAACAGTTCAGGCGAACTGAATTGTGTAATAATTTGGACGAACTGAACTGAACTGCGTAATAGTTCGGGCAAATTGAACTGTTTCGAACTACCCAACTGCCCGAACTGCTCTGAATTGTTTGAATTGTTTTCAATGAACATCTTATTTTGAAGCAAAATTTTCACATAATCCTAATCAGTGTGAATCATATATTTCACAGTAAATCCAAGTTCTGCATTCTCATTTCATATCCAATATCCACCACAAGCTAAAGTAGCTCATCCTTGGGAGTCTTTATAGTCAATAAAAAGAACTGTGTATATTGCTTCACCAAAACAAATTGAACTATATATTAAACCCAACAAAATACGTcataatttgagaaaaaatttcATGGCATGTACAACTTGTTTCCACACTTGCATCTCAAAATCTGTTGGCTactgaaaaatataaagttCTAATAATAAGAGCAGagcatatattttgtgaactgctaaagatttatttttatcgaatgataagcatttgaatttatacagaaaaagttcatGACGTGTACAACTTTTTTTCAAACTTGCATCTCCAAACCTCCAGTAGTACTCAGCGGCCACCAGGTGCAACACTACTATAACTGGTTTGCAGGGTATACATTGGCTACACTTGGAGGTGCACTGCGGTGGCGATGATAAGATCTCTATTTTACCTTCAGACACCAAACTTTGTCCAATTTCCCCCTTTAGTTCCTGTCCAACATTCATAGTTAAGCAAGTAATTATAATCAGTGCTAAATTAAGATAACTATAATAATCGTATCTTTTGGAAATGATTTCTCTCCGATGAAATTTAACATGCAAAATAAGAATAAAGTGAACTCATATGTATAATACATAtccttaaattttaaacataactttataatatttttttataaaataaattaaataattttaatggttAAGATTATGTAGTGGAAATTTCAATGCTGAGGATCCTAATTTCTTTTGAAGAATGGATTCTCTCCactaaaatttaacataaaagagTAAAGTGGACTCATTGTCCATccataaatttatgatatttttttataaaataaactaacaaagatctatgattttttcttaaggtaacatcaatcaattttaacattataaaaaattaattacatgatGCGGTAATTTTCAAGTAGATGCATGCATGCAATGGCAGTGCAGTATTACTGCTGAAAATTGTAAGAAATCAAAGCATGCATATGGGCAAAGAATAGGACCTGTCTATACCCTGAAAATCAATATCACCTTTGGAAAACATTGAACACCTAGTATCTTTTTGGTGAATGGGTGGGGctacatcccaaaataaacatGGACACCTAGTATCTGCAACGGAGAAAAAAGACTAATTAGATGAAGACgttataaatttatcttatcatggaattaaatagaattagaaaggtgaataatttaattatagcaGAAATGTCAGAGCTGTGTAATCAATAAATGTGTGGAAGAATTGCCTAAACATGGAATGTCAGATGCAGGACTACTGCAGAAAATCAGTGTTCCAAACAAGAAAAATTAGACATTGCAAATATGAATTTAGTTTGTGAGGGTAGTGGAACTACAAGAAAACAGCCGTTTAGCATTAGAAAAATCCAACTCTAAAATACAAAAGCCGACTCTAAATCATGCCTATTGGTTTTGCATCAGACGCGATGGGGCCGCATAAACCGTCACAGTTAGAATCCCACACTATCTtggataagttttaaaaatatttttttcccatttaGAGTCGGCTTAGCCAAGTTCAACATGTTTAATagtttaatattctttttattttgcgCCAACTTAGCCAACACTaggtttaatatatttaattatttttcttagcaTCGGCTTAGCTGACTCTATTGTTAACATACTGTTTACGCTATAATTTGGTAAACAACCGCTAGTCTAAGTTAATTGCTTGCGAGATCAACTAGTGAATCTCAGGAGCATGCCATTTGTGTGTTTGCATTAAACATAAAGCTTTTGATGTTCATCGTTGCAACGAACATTCATTGGTTTTGAGGTTTGCAGAAAGTAAAAATTCTTTGAAAGAATCGAAATGCTGGAAGTAACTTGACAAGGGAAAGGTAAATTACAGAATTTAAAGGATCAACAagttcattcgatcgaatgaaccatttaaaagacatgaattatataaaatgaaacgTAAATTGCATTGCATTCGAAATGTAAAGTTTACAGGAACTTAAAATGGTTCACAAACATACATTCTCCTTGCGTACTCGTTTCTCTCTGCGCTGGGTACTTTGAGTGTATAAGGATTTGTATAAATGATTTGCGACCCTCAAATCCGACTAAAAAActgctatatatagacattcgAAAATAAACTGCCCTAACGGTCGAACACTATCCTAATGCCAAGTGTCCTGCTACGTACACCTTACATGCACATAACTGCTCCTTAGAACGGTTATCCATATCGCTCGAAGTCGAActgattttgtgaagtttttTCAGAAATTGCGCTAAGTCCAGAAATCTTGCTGCCTTGACTTCGATTCGACCATATGCCAGCTCGATTCGCCCAATGGTTCGAAGCCTTCTTTCTTGTCTTAGCCTTATACTTCGTAAATACTTCCTCGAACCTGTGAATCCCTTTCAATagactcttctttcttttcgatTTGAACATAATCTGGCAAAATTCGTATTTAGAGCATATTTTTAGCTCATCAAAAATATGGGCTAACAAATTGCCCCCAAAAAATGTCTGCTTCGATTCGAGATCGAAGGAAGATGAGAAGTtgacattttttctcttcttctaccAATTTTCCTGAAACGGTGACATGATGGCACATTTACTGGTAATCGTCGCCTCGATCTCCCACTACCCATCATTAATTCCACTTTTCCAGGCAGAGTGGGACACGTGTCACGCTGGGGAGTCGGAAGGGAAATCTGATGTGATTGATTTTTGACCCTTGATtcttattatattgtttttccccctttttttttaaagtgaaacTCCATAAATAGCGCCAGAACTCCAGACAAAACCCCTTCAGCTTCTCTGCTTCCAaaacctttcttcttctttgcttccgaaacctttcttcttctttgcttccgaaacccttcttcttctacttcatATTTCCGGCGAAACCATCTTACTTTCAGATCTTCATATCAACTTGTTACTCCTTTCATCATCAACCTCACCGTATCTCTGAGCTTTGCCACTGTTCTCCGTGAATCCAAGCCTTTACTCACTGATTCTATCAGTCACCAAACCCTTCGTACGAATCATCCTTTTTCAGACTTCTTACGATGTCGCAAGAACAATCAGTCCCATTTGCTGGGAAATGGCAACACTTTACAATCAGGAACGATGGAGAGAAGGTGGTCCCAGAACCCCATGGTAACGCAGAACAAACAGAAACCTGGGAATCAGAGGTGATGATCCCTTTTGCAGTGGAAAGAACAGTTTACGCTTTTGGTGGCCCCTTACCAGACAAAGCATCATTTTCGAGTAAAATGGATAAGGTATTTCCCTGCTACCAAACTTGTGAGCCTAGGATTTTTGATAGTGAGCCttacaactttaattgtttaaGCAAACCCCACAAACTCTTTCGGTCCGCCCCGTCAATAGCCCATAGGGATTACCTACCTTGGCTTGATCGAGTCGAACAAGCGTATGAGGATTTCTGGAAGACATATggcatctttgatttgatacaaTTCTCTCGATCTGGTCCTGAATATCGACCAGAAATGCTGATAGCAGCCATGCACTTCTTCGAATCTTCTACCAACACCTTTCAGTTTAAGTGTGGGATGATGACCCCCACTCTCTTAGATGTAGCCGCCCTcacaggccttaggcctagcggAGAAACTTATGACCCCACTAATTCTAGTGATAATATCAAGCTAGTATATAAGGAGAACACCTTTTCCAAATATATAGCTGAACACAAAGGACCCGTCGAAGAGGAAGTTTCTGATGAAGAGCACGTAGCCTTCTTAACCCTGTGGCTATCTCACTATGTCTTCTGCACGAAATCCTTGCAAGTAGCCAAAAGATTTATTCCAATGGCATTACAAATTCATGAAGGTCAGAACTTTGGATTTGGACGCCTCTTGTTAGCAGTGCTATACGAATCGCTTGGTGAGGCATGCGATGATCTGAAGAAATCGAAGGATGGGTCTTCCTTCTTAGTGTCCGGGCCTATGTGGCTTCTCCAATTGTGGCTTAATGTCACTTTCGAACAAGAAATGGGATTAATAATCCCACAAGATTATGCTGAAGAAGTTGCAAATCGCTCGATCGAAGGCCAGAGAGCACTTCGATTAACACCCAAGACCTTAGATCAAAACTCACAAAAGCTATTCATAAAGTACATGAGGATTTTTCTGAGCTTTGACAAGTTTCTTCCCCAACATGCTCCATTCATTAGTCGAGAGGTTGGCCCGGCCTGGTTCACTGACTATTTTCCTGCTGTCGATCCGGACAATGAAGAAGAAGTGAACGAAATATGGTCATTTTACTTGAATCCACAGATCCTGTCTTGTCGTACAGGTGTTCAATCGAACTATTTAGGCCTGGTTGGATACCAGCCTAATTTGGTTTCAAGACAATTTGGCCTCTCGCAAATCCGTCCTAAAAGCTTGTTCGAAGATCCTCGAGACGTCATAAGAGGGGCCAATCTTTCGGAAAAGACtttcaagaagtttttgaagatttcttttgatgaaaacTATAACCTGCATCCTTTTGAGTTCAACCATTCCCACTTCTGCACCATGGGGTTTGTTACCTGGTGGGAGAAATATTATTCGACCCGTTCAGTTGGAGACACTACTATCATGATCTCCAGACTTGAGAGTGGTTTTACACAACCAACGGTCGAGAATATCCGCTCAAACCTTCAAGCTCGAGGTATTAAATTACTTTTGACTTTCTAAATTGCTATGTATTTTTGCCTTTTCTAATATTCTTACTTTCAGGCAAAACAATCATGACGAAGAAAAGTGCTGAAACGTCTCGAGCTGATGTGAGACCCAAGAAACCCACTGGGGTGAAGATCCAAGAAGGGAAACAAGAAGAGAAGGTAACTCTTCTGAACTTATCTTTTACTCTTAACGTCTTGcctcatatttctttattttttcagagTCAAAAGAAAGATGATAGCATTGATACTACCACGACTTCAAAACGCTCGAAGCATGCGGTCGTCGAATTAGACGAAGAGAAAGATGCAAGTTTTATTTCTAATGTCAATATTATAGCTTT
The nucleotide sequence above comes from Glycine soja cultivar W05 chromosome 11, ASM419377v2, whole genome shotgun sequence. Encoded proteins:
- the LOC114375115 gene encoding fasciclin-like arabinogalactan protein 12, whose protein sequence is MMNKQSVLPFSLALLVSFLNCTATLAQLSPASAPLKPPQPAPTIPAAAPQQPLVPSLPQSPSDSTPDSTPTVDIVGILRKAKSFNILIRLMKTTQLINQLNAQLLTTKSGGITILAPDDSSFSELKAGFLNSLSDGQKLELLQFHVISDYVSSSNFDTLTNPVRTLAGAKPGKVELNVISYGGSVNISTGEVNTTITGIIYTDKHLALYKVGKVLLPMDFFVVAKAPAKAPSLAPEPSSDAAKAPKADKDESSSSDSSQVNSAEQNSGTAKMISVYGKWVSIGLGLGLALVATTMQT
- the LOC114372987 gene encoding uncharacterized protein LOC114372987; translated protein: MSQEQSVPFAGKWQHFTIRNDGEKVVPEPHGNAEQTETWESEVMIPFAVERTVYAFGGPLPDKASFSSKMDKVFPCYQTCEPRIFDSEPYNFNCLSKPHKLFRSAPSIAHRDYLPWLDRVEQAYEDFWKTYGIFDLIQFSRSGPEYRPEMLIAAMHFFESSTNTFQFKCGMMTPTLLDVAALTGLRPSGETYDPTNSSDNIKLVYKENTFSKYIAEHKGPVEEEVSDEEHVAFLTLWLSHYVFCTKSLQVAKRFIPMALQIHEGQNFGFGRLLLAVLYESLGEACDDLKKSKDGSSFLVSGPMWLLQLWLNVTFEQEMGLIIPQDYAEEVANRSIEGQRALRLTPKTLDQNSQKLFIKYMRIFLSFDKFLPQHAPFISREVGPAWFTDYFPAVDPDNEEEVNEIWSFYLNPQILSCRTGVQSNYLGLVGYQPNLVSRQFGLSQIRPKSLFEDPRDVIRGANLSEKTFKKFLKISFDENYNLHPFEFNHSHFCTMGFVTWWEKYYSTRSVGDTTIMISRLESGFTQPTVENIRSNLQARGKTIMTKKSAETSRADVRPKKPTGVKIQEGKQEEKSQKKDDSIDTTTTSKRSKHAVVELDEEKDASFISNVNIIAFFQVYILTILYPRNAGRRGKTSYKKKKVTRDFDQVC